The nucleotide sequence GCCTTTTCCCTTGTAAACGTTACATCGTCTCTTACAGTTCCATCTGGGGCAGTTGTTCGTTTGATCGGTGTTTGTACAAGCAGTTTATCACCCGATACAACATCAACTACAATTTCTTCTGTGACTGGAGAAGGAGTTGGATTACCACCACCGCTGTTTGAAGACCATCGAGCATAGAGCGTCATATCGTCCGTAATTAATGTATCAAAAATAAATTTATTTTTAAATTTTTCATCCTTGTACCAGCCTGCGAAGACATAACCAGGACGTTTTGGATCTTTAGGTTTCTCAAGCTTGTTGTTATAAACAACTGAAGAAGACGCTATAGCCGATCCTCCGTTTACATTAAAAGTTACCTTGTAAGACTGAATATCCCACTTTGAATATAAAGTTGTATCCTGTGTAATAGTGTCTCTGTCAAAATGATAGGCATCTGTTAACTGAGAATCCTTATACCATCCTGCAAATGTATAGCCCGTTTTGCTGGGATCCAGTGGTTTAATCAAAGTCTCTCCATGATTAACTACAGCAGACTCAATAGATGTACCACCATCTACATTAAATGTGACCGTATATTGATTAAGTTTCCATTGTGCGTAAAGAGTTATATTTTGCTCAATTGTAAAACTATCGCCAGCTTTGTAGGCTATACCGGTTCCATCGGATTTTGTATTCCAACCAGTAAATGTATAGCCCGTTTTAATCAGAGAACCTAAGTTTTCCTTAACTGCAACACTTTGAGCTGGATCATATTTTTCTATCCCCGGCACACTGCCTGAGATAGCTCCGTTCTCATTATATGTGACCGTGTAACCTTCAAGAGTTGGCATTGTCAAAGTGAATACTTTTGTGAGAGTAGTTTCTCCCTTTGTAATTGTTGCTGTCAGCGTAATCGTTTGATTGCCTTCAGTAAATTTAGGACGTGTGACGATTCCTTGATTGGACATAAAATCAGCATGAGAACTTGTCCACTTAATAACAGATCCATTGTCTCCACTTTCCGGCAATGTCACATTTTGCGTTACACTTGTTTGACTATCCCCGTCTCTATAACCGATTGAAAGAGAATCTTTATCTCTTTGAGCAAGCTCGGCATCCGATGGGGCTTCTCTCGTAATAATAATTTGATATGTTTTTGTTTCTCCATTTTGCGCTGTAACGATAATAGTCGCTGTATTAGCCCCTACATTTAGGGGAATAGAAACTGGTGAACTATTATCTGTATGGTTACCATTTACTGTTAAAGTTGCTGTGCTATCAGCAGTTGTCGAAGTAAGATCAATAGAATTAACATTATTTTCAACGGTAACTGTATAGGAAGTTATAGAAGATGCAAAATTAGGAGAAAGTTCTCCTTTGCTAACAGTAAGATTTGATAAATCATTATTACTGCTTGCCGCTCTTGTTACTGTAACACTATATGTTTTTGTTGATATTCCATCTTCCGCTGTTACTATCACAGTTATAGTATTTTCACCAACATGAAGAGGTATATTTTTGGCATTTCCACTTGTAGCATTAGATCCATTTATAGTTATTGCTGCCTTGCTATGTGCGACAGTAGGCATGATATTTATAGATGTTAGACTGTTTGCCACATTCACTGTATAGTTTGTTGTTCCGGAAGAGAATACGGGTGACAACGTTCCGTTGCTAACTAGTATGTTAGATAGATCTGCGTTTTTTGACAGCTCTGGTACCCATTTTGCAAACAATATTATATGATTGGTCCCCATCTGAAATGTAGCATCAGGCTCATAATCAATGCCACTACCATCAGCCTCTGTATTCCAACCTGCAAATACATAACCATTCTTCGTAAGATTTCCTGTATTGCCTAAAATGGTAACAGATTCTCCCTCTTCATAAGCGTTGGTATCAACTGGAATAGTGCCATTAGTGTAACCATTTCCATCGTAGCTGACAGTGTGCGTAGCTGCTGCTGGAACTAATCCAAAATCCTTACTTGTGCCAGTCAAACTGCTAATTTTCTTTAACTCCCCATGCAGCAGTACCATTATAAAGTTACCTTGAGTATCGACTAAATACGTCCACTCCTCAGCATAATCCTCAACTAAAGCAGGCTGAACTGTCTTATTGCCGACAATCCAATGCTCTCCATCATTTTTCAAGGCAACAAAATAGCCATTTGACCAGTCCGGCGCCCATGATTCTACTAACCCGTATACATCTGAGCCGCTAGCGTAAAGGTCTAATGAATAAAGTATTCTGTTAGACTCTATATACAAAGGTTCCCGCTTCCAGCTCCCTGATTTATTTGAATGGATATAAGCGGTAGTCGATTGAAAATTCTCTACTGAATTATAGTTTGGATAATAAGCAAAATAGACATTCCCACCATCATCTAATGTTAAAGGTGTATAACGATAATCTTTTGCCTCAGAAACTGCATCAACTAACTTTTGTGCTGTCGGAAAGCTTAAATCAGAAACTTTTTTACTTGTGTAGTAGTAATTGCCATAGTAATCATTCTGATTATCCTCTTTGACATAAGCGATATGCACTGCATCACTTCCATCAATAGCAACATCCGGATCATGTATTTCACCAGTTCCCCCAGACCCTTGTGCCAAAGTGTCTATCTTCCAAGAGCCTGTTGAATTTGAGGCGTACTTTAAGTAATGATCATGATTTTCAGCATAGTCGTATATATAAACTATATGTACTTTGCCAGTATTATCTACCGCAATCGCTGGATCATAAAAATTTTTCCATCCCCTTGAATCGCTATATGCTTCGATTTCTTGGAACGACCAAGCATTTCCGTCGAATACACCGTATTTTACACCACGATGGCTTTCTACCCCTGACCCTTTCTCATGCTTAAAAACTAAGTGAAGTTTGCCATCCGAGTCCACAGCTAAATCTAATGAATCACTAAAACTTGTATCCCCTGTTAAAGATGTTGTGACGCTTGTTAAAAGTACCCAGTCACTGCCGTTCCACTTTTTAATAGCAATTTCACTAGCGTTTATTTTATGAGCGAGATAAATTTCTCCATTCGGTCCCTTCGCCAACGTATTAAAGGCCCACGTATTTTGATCATAAGTGTGAATCATTGTTTCTTTAATCGTATTTTCATCTGATGATGTATGATCAGCACTGTTTGCAGCTGATTGAGCCGGAAAATAACTGACTAATTGTATGAGCATAATAAAAACCACAAATATAGCTTTCATAGAAAATGAGCTTTCCTTCTTTCCTTTCATTAACTCTCTCCTTTATCTTTTATTAATTTCTGCTTAATACTAACTTCCTAATTATTTGGCTACCTCTCGTTCTTCTGATAGATACAATTTAAAATGAGAAAGCGATTTGCCTGGATCACCTCATACACCCGTATTGAATGGATATTTCGCCAAACTTATACATGGATTACTCAAATTTTTGATATTATTATACAACATAAGACCTAATATTTGTGAAAAAAATAAATATTCAGAAATTATATTTCCCAATGACTTTATCTATCCTATCCATCCTTTAAGCTATAAATATATGATTTATGTACGCCTTTTATTTTGAAAAAAGGAATCCACGTGCCCTCATATAACCTTAAGAGATTTTAAGATTTAAGTTCAACATTTTTCCTTTAAGCGTTTCCGGATTATTAATTTTATTAAAAGGAAAAGAACTCACTTATAGAGCTTAATTTTTAATATAAACATTCGAACTAAAAGAATGTTTTCTCCTTACTTTCGAAAGCTCTTCAGCCTATGGATATCTTTTACTATTAATAAAATAAACGAAATATGGACAAATATCCTACTATTTCCTTGCCTGATCATCTGCTATCCAAAAAAGAAGCCATTTTATAAAATGGCTTCTTTTTATTTACAAATTCCTCTTACAAACTTTTCTTTACCGTAACAACTATAGAACTTTTATTTCCTGCCTTGTCCTTTGCTTCCATTGTTATTCTTGTGCCAGCTGCATACGCTTTATCCAGCTGGATCGTAAAACTGCCATCTTCATTCGTAGCCGTTTCACCTGCTACGTTGTTATTTACTTTCACTACAACCGTTCCAGGCTCATTCAGTTTACCGGAAATGGCCGTCGTTTTCTCGCTTACTACAGGCATAATCAAAAAAACAGGGGCAGCCGTGTCTTTTAATACATTCGTATAGGCTGGTTTACTTTCCTGGCCCATTTGATCTTTTGCTTTTACCATCACCTTCGTGTTGACAGGCAGTTCAGTTAGTAAAGAAACGGTGAAATTACCTTCCTCATCTGATAATACTTCACCCAGTTCTTCAACAATCTGAAGACGGGTATCAACCCGATAAAGTTTGACTGACGCTCTTTCGGATACCTTACCGCTCACAAAGCTGGATGTATGGTAAATCGGATTTACTTTTCCCAGAACAGGAGCTGTTTTATCTTGAACAGTGACAACTTCTTCCGTTTTCAACCCGGCATAATCTGTTATAGTAACCGTTACGTTTGTTCCAGCCGGTAACTTTCCAACAGTAACTTTAAACTTGCCTTGTCCATCTGTCGCAACCGGTGCTTTCGTAATCGGCAGTGAATTAATCTGCACATGAATTTTTGCTTCTTCACTCACTTTTCCTTCGAAAAGGGAGCTGGCATCATTCAATTTAATAGTGTCAGCAAGCAGTTGAGGAGCTAATGTATCTTTTTCCACTGTGACAGTCACTGGTGCACTTTCCAATGCTTTCGGTTTAGCCAAATCTTTAGCCATTAATGTAATCTGTGTGCCTGGAGCTCTGCGATTCACTAACATGTTAAATCGTCCGGTCGCATCCGTTTTAACTGTACCGACTACTTTTCCATCAATCAAAGCTGTAACTGTAGCGGCTTCACTCACTTTTCCTTCTACATATTTAGAAGTTTCATAGATTGGCTGAATAGAGTTTGTTTGAATAACTGGATTGGTTCCATCCGTCACCGTAACCTTTTTCTCAGACTTGGCTGTGCCGCTGTCCCAGAAGATAAAAGTGATCGGTGTATTAGCAGCCAGCTGTGGCAATGTAACTGTGAAATTTCCGTCTTTATCTGTCGTAACTGATTTAATCTTGTTCTCGCCCACCTTTACTTCCACCCGGCCTTCTTCACTTAATTGGCCGGTCATCACTTGCTCACCTTTATCGGTCAAAACAATAGTTTGCGGTGAAAGCAGCTTAGGCGGAATACGGTCTTCTATTACCGCTGCACTCGTTAATTTGCTTTTATTTTGTGCTGTATCTGTTGCCTCTAAAGAAAGCTTCGTGCCTTTTGGCAATTTTTCTACAAGTTGAAGTTTAAACGAATTATTTTCACTTGTTGCTGTTCCAAGTGTTTTTTGAACAATTCCTTTTGAATCGACGACAGAAACTTTAACTGTCGCTGCTTCATTTACACTGCCTTCAATGTAATTGGAAGTATTGTAGACAGGATTTACTTTTCCGATTACCGGAGCTGTTTCGTCTTTTACTACAGTCTCAACGGTTGTTACATTTGGTTCTTTGGCATTATCTTTAATAATAAGTTTAACCTGATCGCCTGCTTTTAACTTGCCGGCTGCTAATTTAAAGTTGCCATTTGCATCGGTTGCTATTGGTGTTTTCGTCAAAAGCGTACTGCCTATTTGCGCCTGTACTTTTGCTTCTTCACTTACTTGCCCTTCAATCAACGCCTTTGCATCTGAAGCGAGGACCTTTTGCAATACAGGAGCTACTGTATCTTTTAAAACAGCTACTGTTTTTTCTTCTGTTTGTTTTGTACCAATGGCTGCTTTCACAGTAACTATTGAGCCAACAGGCAAATAGCCAATTTTAATTTTAAAGTGGCCCGCCGCATCAGTATCCTGGGTAACTACTTTACCAGTACTGTTGACTTTCACTGTCACTTTCGCTTTTGCTTTTGCACCGATGTCCCCTTCAACATACTGAGAACTGTCATACAGTTCATTCACTGCGATAATTTCAATAGGCAAGTAGGCTTCCAATGCTTTCTTGGCGTCAATCAATTTTCCGCTAGCAACATAAGCTCCTCCTGATGTCATCGCCTTGCCAGTTGTTTTTAATGCATTCATTATTTCTGCAGGTGTACCGCTGGAATGGACGCCCATCATTAAAGCAGCAACACCTGTGACATGTGGAGCAGCCATTGACGTTCCATTATTGTACTCATATTCATTAAATCTAATGACTCTCTCTGGATATTCTAAATTCACTTTTGTCGTTGCTGGATTTAGCGAAGAATAAAAATCAGCATAAGGAATAGAACGAACCTGGTAATTGCTAGATTCATAGGCTGTTCCACTCACGCCTTCTACGTCACCGGCGTAAAACTCATCGATGACATGAATCCCTAACATATCGGTAACAAATGAGCTTTCTTCATTGCCCCAAATCGCATCACGACCTGAAAGCAGCAAGCTGCCCCCGTCATTCATATACGTTTCCAAGGAATAAGTATCTGTGCTGGTCAAAGGAAATTCATCAGCTGTCCCATAAGCATCACCGGTAAACCAAATGACTGTTTTATATTTCTTTAACGTGTTGGCATCTGGTCCATTTTCTGATTGATTGATTGTTTGAGTTGTATACGTATAACCCAGAGACTTTAATAACTCTTGATAAATAGATAGGTAAGAGCCCATATCCGCATCTGATTCATCATCATCCACTAACAGTACTGGAGACGATTTGTCTCCCAAGAAATTCATTGCTTTTTGAAAAGCCGCTTTTCTCTCTGTAAGGCTGGCGATATGTTCAAAACCAAACCCATTGACGATGGCTTTGTAATTGCTTCCTTTTACTTCTACTCCTGCTCCGAGGCGGGGCAAAGAAACGGGATCACGATGAGGAACTGTACTTAATATTGATACGCCAGGAGCTGACACATCGACTGACGACTTGCCATAGTTAGAAAAGCCCGCTAGTCTCCCTTGATTATCAACCGCTGCTACCGTAAGGATATTTGCACTCTTGTAACTGGCTGGATAAGAAGGCATCGAATCAATATTGCGCCCATCATTTCCAGCGGCCGCAACAAATAACATTCCTGAATCAGCAATCGCCCGTTCTAATGCATCTCCCGCAGTGCCATCATCACCACCCCAACTATTGTTGGAAATTTTCACTCCCATACTCTGCGCATATTCAATGGCTTGAATGGCATCAAACGTTGACCCGCCATCGGGACCAAGAAATTTAAGCGGCATAATTTTAGCATTCGGCGCAATGCCGGCAACTCCTTGTGCATTATCCATGCTTGCTGCGATGGTGCCGGATACGTGCGTTCCATGTTCGTCCCCATCTTCTTCATCATAGACAGTATTATCATTATTAAAGAAGTCCCAGCCATGAATATCATCTACATACCCGTTGCCATCGTCATCGACATGAGGCTGGCCGTTCTTTTCCTTTTCATTCGTCCATATCTTATCGGCCAAATCTGGATGATTAATGTCTGTTCCTGTGTCAATCACAGCAACCACTGTTTCCTGCAAATGTTTATCCTTAATGAAATTCCAAGCTTCTGGCAGGTTAATATCCATGTCAGGCTTACCTGTCTGCCCTAAAATTGTCTGTCCTGTATTATTTAATCCCCATAACTCATTGGAATAAGAATCATTTGTGAATCCCGCTGCCGCATACTGATAGTTAGGCTGCACATGGGCAATCGACTTATCCTGGGTAAGAGTCTTCATTAGCCCTTTGGCCGTCTGTTTTTTTGCATCAAATGTAACGAGGGCTACATTCTTATTTTTAACCTTCTTATTTACTTTGAGGCCATGAGTCTTTAAGACACTTTCCGGCTTCATTCCTTTCTTAAACTGAACAATCAACTCTCCCGGAACGCTCTCTTGCTTTTTCTTCTCTCGATCCGGCAAAGATAAAGAATGCGCGTTTCCTTCTTTTAATTTATCCATTGCTGTGTTCTCTTCTTCTGCTTTGACCGGACTGGCCCCTACAGAAAATGCAGAAAACAAAAGTACTCCCGCTAATGCCGCTGAATATATGTTTTTCACTGCCTTTCCTCTCTTTCCATTAGGAATAAAAGCTTTAAAGTTACTTATATATCGGCATATATATCTATTACTTTTAGCCCT is from Bacillus sp. PK3_68 and encodes:
- a CDS encoding InlB B-repeat-containing protein, whose amino-acid sequence is MKGKKESSFSMKAIFVVFIMLIQLVSYFPAQSAANSADHTSSDENTIKETMIHTYDQNTWAFNTLAKGPNGEIYLAHKINASEIAIKKWNGSDWVLLTSVTTSLTGDTSFSDSLDLAVDSDGKLHLVFKHEKGSGVESHRGVKYGVFDGNAWSFQEIEAYSDSRGWKNFYDPAIAVDNTGKVHIVYIYDYAENHDHYLKYASNSTGSWKIDTLAQGSGGTGEIHDPDVAIDGSDAVHIAYVKEDNQNDYYGNYYYTSKKVSDLSFPTAQKLVDAVSEAKDYRYTPLTLDDGGNVYFAYYPNYNSVENFQSTTAYIHSNKSGSWKREPLYIESNRILYSLDLYASGSDVYGLVESWAPDWSNGYFVALKNDGEHWIVGNKTVQPALVEDYAEEWTYLVDTQGNFIMVLLHGELKKISSLTGTSKDFGLVPAAATHTVSYDGNGYTNGTIPVDTNAYEEGESVTILGNTGNLTKNGYVFAGWNTEADGSGIDYEPDATFQMGTNHIILFAKWVPELSKNADLSNILVSNGTLSPVFSSGTTNYTVNVANSLTSINIMPTVAHSKAAITINGSNATSGNAKNIPLHVGENTITVIVTAEDGISTKTYSVTVTRAASSNNDLSNLTVSKGELSPNFASSITSYTVTVENNVNSIDLTSTTADSTATLTVNGNHTDNSSPVSIPLNVGANTATIIVTAQNGETKTYQIIITREAPSDAELAQRDKDSLSIGYRDGDSQTSVTQNVTLPESGDNGSVIKWTSSHADFMSNQGIVTRPKFTEGNQTITLTATITKGETTLTKVFTLTMPTLEGYTVTYNENGAISGSVPGIEKYDPAQSVAVKENLGSLIKTGYTFTGWNTKSDGTGIAYKAGDSFTIEQNITLYAQWKLNQYTVTFNVDGGTSIESAVVNHGETLIKPLDPSKTGYTFAGWYKDSQLTDAYHFDRDTITQDTTLYSKWDIQSYKVTFNVNGGSAIASSSVVYNNKLEKPKDPKRPGYVFAGWYKDEKFKNKFIFDTLITDDMTLYARWSSNSGGGNPTPSPVTEEIVVDVVSGDKLLVQTPIKRTTAPDGTVRDDVTFTREKADESISKLNNTIDKTARIVIPDLNDQVSETMINVPQLAMKALENGKASLEIQTENARLFVPDASISGFVDDLFFHMVPVKDEAGHNAIKELAKQEKLVREITNGNVSTIKILGRPMTIETNMQNRPVTITIPLPANLPQEVINNMAIFIEHSDGTKEVIQGSLVEFKPGKQGIKFDVQKFSTFTVMYMEGAADYFSPNKKGEHELYIHGFKDGTFRPDETVTRAQTAAMLVRNLDKTYNGTSSYTDTKGSFAFKEIEMAREAGIIFGFKDGTFRPEQPITRAQMAAIASRWVDQMCKKETDSTLCHPTKPAINFKDVPADHWAAKAIGHASKIGIINGFSNGFFKPEQPITRAQIVIMLNRLFKRGPLHEVKKQTFKDVKMDHWAFKEIEEAATNHKYQINKDGKEILVP
- a CDS encoding S8 family serine peptidase — translated: MKNIYSAALAGVLLFSAFSVGASPVKAEEENTAMDKLKEGNAHSLSLPDREKKKQESVPGELIVQFKKGMKPESVLKTHGLKVNKKVKNKNVALVTFDAKKQTAKGLMKTLTQDKSIAHVQPNYQYAAAGFTNDSYSNELWGLNNTGQTILGQTGKPDMDINLPEAWNFIKDKHLQETVVAVIDTGTDINHPDLADKIWTNEKEKNGQPHVDDDGNGYVDDIHGWDFFNNDNTVYDEEDGDEHGTHVSGTIAASMDNAQGVAGIAPNAKIMPLKFLGPDGGSTFDAIQAIEYAQSMGVKISNNSWGGDDGTAGDALERAIADSGMLFVAAAGNDGRNIDSMPSYPASYKSANILTVAAVDNQGRLAGFSNYGKSSVDVSAPGVSILSTVPHRDPVSLPRLGAGVEVKGSNYKAIVNGFGFEHIASLTERKAAFQKAMNFLGDKSSPVLLVDDDESDADMGSYLSIYQELLKSLGYTYTTQTINQSENGPDANTLKKYKTVIWFTGDAYGTADEFPLTSTDTYSLETYMNDGGSLLLSGRDAIWGNEESSFVTDMLGIHVIDEFYAGDVEGVSGTAYESSNYQVRSIPYADFYSSLNPATTKVNLEYPERVIRFNEYEYNNGTSMAAPHVTGVAALMMGVHSSGTPAEIMNALKTTGKAMTSGGAYVASGKLIDAKKALEAYLPIEIIAVNELYDSSQYVEGDIGAKAKAKVTVKVNSTGKVVTQDTDAAGHFKIKIGYLPVGSIVTVKAAIGTKQTEEKTVAVLKDTVAPVLQKVLASDAKALIEGQVSEEAKVQAQIGSTLLTKTPIATDANGNFKLAAGKLKAGDQVKLIIKDNAKEPNVTTVETVVKDETAPVIGKVNPVYNTSNYIEGSVNEAATVKVSVVDSKGIVQKTLGTATSENNSFKLQLVEKLPKGTKLSLEATDTAQNKSKLTSAAVIEDRIPPKLLSPQTIVLTDKGEQVMTGQLSEEGRVEVKVGENKIKSVTTDKDGNFTVTLPQLAANTPITFIFWDSGTAKSEKKVTVTDGTNPVIQTNSIQPIYETSKYVEGKVSEAATVTALIDGKVVGTVKTDATGRFNMLVNRRAPGTQITLMAKDLAKPKALESAPVTVTVEKDTLAPQLLADTIKLNDASSLFEGKVSEEAKIHVQINSLPITKAPVATDGQGKFKVTVGKLPAGTNVTVTITDYAGLKTEEVVTVQDKTAPVLGKVNPIYHTSSFVSGKVSERASVKLYRVDTRLQIVEELGEVLSDEEGNFTVSLLTELPVNTKVMVKAKDQMGQESKPAYTNVLKDTAAPVFLIMPVVSEKTTAISGKLNEPGTVVVKVNNNVAGETATNEDGSFTIQLDKAYAAGTRITMEAKDKAGNKSSIVVTVKKSL